A section of the Pochonia chlamydosporia 170 chromosome 2, whole genome shotgun sequence genome encodes:
- a CDS encoding FAD dependent oxidoreductase superfamily protein (similar to Neofusicoccum parvum UCRNP2 XP_007587114.1): protein MESSVQPHPNQGATIPVPSPTTPFWRSQKHHLDSHRSTPDLPKEQDIVIVGAGFSGASCAYYISQLMQSATLPPRTTCTILEARDACSGATGRNGGHLRPDSLATFQRYAPTYGVQAASDIALFELDNCRAVRDIIRAEEIACDYTEVISSSVFLDDSQAEEAKRLLGELVAEGHDILQKFKYYQGQQAEEVSGVNGAKGPTTFQAACLWPYKLVMHLLAVATSKGVHLQTNTPVLATSNDPDVNGYWTLSTPRGDLRAKKIIFATNGYTSHLLPQYSSAIVPVRGICSHIISHAGTPSVSKTIMTMGIKHGPGQHDYLITRPDRSIIVGGAWKAVRRGPREDWHNVTDDSRLIPIAENYYNGFMNRTFKSWEKTKADVDYLWTGIMGYTSDEVPHVGQIHEKPGQYLCAGFNGHGMPQVLLCARATVKIALEGCGFAETGVPPVFKTSVERTAAAKK, encoded by the exons ATGGAGAGTAGCGTTCAGCCGCACCCGAATCAAGGCGCAACAATCCCCGTTCCCTCACCCACAACTCCATTCTGGCGCAGTCAGAAACATCACCTCGATAGTCACCGCAGCACGCCCGATCTGCCAAAGGAGCAAGACATTGTCATTGTGGGCGCCGGGTTCTCTGGGGCCTCTTGCGCATATTACATCTCCCAGCTCATGCAATCTGCCACTTTGCCGCCACGCACCACATGCACAATTCTCGAGGCGAGAGACGCCTGCTCCGGTGCCACGGGTCGAAATG GAGGTCATTTGCGTCCAGACTCGCTGGCCACGTTTCAGAGGTATGCGCCGACATACGGCGTCCAAGCGGCCAGTGATATTGCGCTCTTTGAGTTGGACAATTGCAGGGCAGTCAGAGACATCATTAGGGCGGAGGAAATCGCCTGCGACTACACGGAAGTCATTTCCTCCAGCGTCTTCTTGGACGACTCTCAAGCCGAGGAGGCAAAGAGGCTACTCGGCGAGCTCGTTGCTGAGGGACACGACATTTTGCAAAAGTTCAAGTATTATCAAGGTCAACAGGCCGAAGAAGTATCTGGGGTGAATGGTGCCAAGGGGCCGACCACGTTTCAAGCAGCATGTCTTTG GCCTTACAAACTAGTCATGCATCTCCTTGCCGTCGCCACCTCCAAGGGCGTTCATCTCCAAACCAATACTCCCGTCTTAGCGACCTCCAACGACCCGGATGTCAACGGATACTGGACTTTATCTACACCTCGTGGTGATTTAAGGGCAAAAAAGATTATTTTTGCAACCAACGGCTACACAAGCCACTTGCTACCTCAATACAGCAGTGCCATTGTGCCAGTCCGCGGTATCTGCAGCCATATCATCTCTCACGCAGGCACTCCCTCCGTATCAAAGACTATCATGACAATGGGCATCAAGCATGGCCCCGGACAGCACGACTACCTCataacaagaccagaccggagCATAATTGTCGGTGGTGCATGGAAAGCGGTTCGTCGCGGCCCAAGAGAAGACTGGCACAACGTCACCGATGATTCGCGATTGATTCCCATTGCAGAAAACTACTACAATGGTTTCATGAACCGGACCTTCAAGTCTTGGGAAAAGACAAAAGCAGACGTAGATTACCTCTGGACTGGAATCATGGGG TACACTTCCGACGAAGTTCCCCATGTAGGCCAAATACACGAAAAGCCTGGCCAATATTTATGCGCGGGGTTCAATGGGCATGGCATGCCGCAGGTTCTTTTGTGTGCCAGGGCCACAGTCAAGATAGCGCTCGAAGGTTGCGGTTTTGCTGAAACAGGTGTTCCACCGGTGTTCAAGACCAGCGTCGAGAGAACCGCTGCTGCAAAGAAGTGA
- a CDS encoding pH-response regulator protein palA/RIM20 (similar to Aspergillus terreus NIH2624 XP_001214761.1): MTTTSSILSLPFRRSTQLSLASTIKQYINSKYDQHPDMFKQDLEVIDCLRQDAINVREPHPSGVKKLQAYAGQLAWIGGKFPIDIGAEFTWYPALGYNSERPMVRNNMKYELLNVLYNLAALYSQLAVHTSRGTAEGIKTSANYFSLAAGVLSHMQKEVVPELRMSDPPEDMDEHTLESLMQLLLAQSQECFWQKAVMDGYKDASIAKLAARVSDLYNLAGEAAMKSEAISSAWIHHMTAKHHHFAAAAQYRAACDCLEKRKYGEEVARLIDAVACVTEGIKETKGGYLNKTVVDDLNGLKRKVEEDLKRAEKDNDMIFLNPVPPKTELKILERANMAVARVPPQVANPFDFLGDRAEFGPALFSRLVPFSVHVAVSIYEERRDRMVNQNIIQELEALNDKIHSLFSSIGLPGSLQALEKPLGLPPSLVQHAEELRQADAIGRLRKSFADIDKLRAADIATFEDGTSALAAENEEDQKARRKYGTERWSRPESQSDVQGGKLWGHAGEIEGYFASSASSDGVVREKFAANEDLLHILCGSDRGLLDFVPSSSQRDTNPELKASVGKLRSAYNDILRLESRRRKRVETLRENARKDDIKPDILKEAARLERSYPSTAIVPAHFEDFFEKRLDKLYEPELDALDKESQEQERLLKEVERANSEFESQKRRCGDRGSREREQALQKLDSAYFKYKEIINNLEVGRKFYNDLNKIVGQGFRDVAKGWVAQRRMEARALEEELSMPPLSTLNLSHNHGPLQSPPAAQFQPSQASYFSREPATQQHPSSPQRHPVHVPRQPISNPVEASIQSWAGERVQQPQPMAPQANPMTTMWNPAMGIKFGGSGPPVPGNDDRTQQGERGSGTWNPNSGIKFG; the protein is encoded by the exons ATGACGAC caccagcagcatcCTGTCACTGCCCTTTCGACGATCCACGCAGTTGTCTCTAGCGTCCACTATCAAGCAATACATCAACAGCAAGTATGATCAGCATCCGGACATGTTCAAGCAAGACCTCGAGGTCATCGACTGCCTGCGACAAGATGCCATCAATGTTCGCGAGCCGCACCCTAGCGGTGTAAAGAAACTCCAGGCCTATGCAGGGCAGTTGGCTTGGATAGGAGGCAAATTTCCAATTGAT ATTGGTGCCGAGTTTACGTGGTATCCTGCCCTGGGCTACAACTCCGAACGACCCATGGTGCGAAATAACATGAAATACGAGCTCCTCAACGTGCTTTACAATCTGGCAGCTTTGTACTCGCAGTTGGCTGTCCACACCTCTCGGGGAACGGCCGAAGGCATCAAAACAAGTGCCAATTACTTCTCACTCGCGGCCGGTGTGCTATCGCACATGCAGAAAGAGGTCGTGCCCGAGCTTCGGATGTCCGATCCGCctgaagacatggatgaaCATACTTTGGAATCCTTGATGCAGTTATTGCTTGCCCAAAGCCAAGAGTGCTTCTGGCAAAAAGCTGTCATGGACGGCTATAAAGACGCATCTATAGCCAAATTGGCTGCCAGAGTGTCAGATTTGTACAATTtggctggagaagctgctATGAAGAGCGAAGCCATCAGCAGCGCTTGGATTCATCATATGACCGCGAAGCATCACCAttttgccgctgctgcacAGTACCGAGCTGCGTGCGATTGCctggagaagagaaaatatGGCGAAGAGGTGGCTAGATTAATAGATGCCGTTGCCTGTGTCACAGAAGGTATCAAGGAAACCAAGGGAGGGTATCTCAACAAGACCGTGGTGGACGACTTAAACGGCCTCAAAAGAAAAGTTGAAGAGGACCTTAAGAGGGCCGAGAAAGACAACGACATGATATTCCTGA ACCCTGTTCCGCCAAAAACAGAGCTAAAGATTCTTGAGAGGGCCAACATGGCTGTAGCGCGGGTCCCCCCTCAGGTTGCGAACCCGTTCGATTTCCTTGGAGATCGAGCAGAGTTCGGGCCTGCCCTGTTTTCAAGGCTGGTGCCATTTTCGGTCCACGTCGCCGTTTCCATATACGAAGAACGCCGCGATCGTATGGTCAACCAAAACATCATTCAAGAATTGGAAGCCCTCAATGACAAAATTCATTCCCTGTTCAGCTCTATTGGTCTGCCCGGATCATTACAAGCGTTGGAGAAGCCACTTGGGCTGCCCCCGAGCTTGGTCCAACATGCCGAGGAACTGAGACAAGCCGATGCCATCGGGAGGCTTCGAAAAAGCTTTGCAGACATTGATAAGTTACGTGCTGCAGATATTGCGACATTTGAAGATGGGACATCAGCGCTCGCGGCTGAGAATGAAGAGGACcagaaggcgaggaggaagtaCGGCACTGAGAGATGGTCACGACCCGAAAGCCAGAGTGACGTGCAGGGTGGAAAGCTTTGGGGACATGCTGGTGAGATCGAGGGATATTTTGCGAGCAGTGCTAGCAGTGACGGTGTGGTACGAGAAAAGTTCGCTGCCAACGAGGATCTTCTGCATATATTATGCGGATCGGACAGGGGCTTGCTAGATTTTGTGCCGTCAAGCTCTCAGAGGGACACCAACCCCGAACTTAAAGCTTCTGTAGGCAAACTGCGAAGCGCATACAATGACATCCTCAGGCTAGAGAGtagaagaaggaagagggtCGAGACTCTACGCGAAAATGCGCGCAAAGACGACATTAAGCCTGACATCTTGAAGGAAGCTGCAAGACTGGAGAGATCCTACCCGTCAACAGCCATTGTTCCCGCACACTTTGAAGACTTTTTCGAAAAACGCCTCGACAAGCTCTATGAGCCAGAGTTGGATGCCCTGGACAAAGAATCACAGGAACAGGAGCGGCTGTTGAAAGAAGTAGAGCGCGCAAACTCAGAATTCGAGTCTCAGAAACGAAGGTGCGGTGATCGAGGATCCCGAGAGCGTGAACAAGCATTGCAGAAGCTGGATAGCGCATATTTCAAGTACAAGGAAATAATCAACAACCTCGAAGTTGGCAGAAAGTTCTATAATGATCTGAACAAGATCGTTGGACAGGGTTTCCGCGATGTCGCGAAGGGATGGGTGGCACAACGGCGGATGGAGGCCAGAGCATTGGAAGA GGAACTTAGTATGCCGCCTCTTTCAACCCTCAACTTGTCGCACAACCACGGTCCCTTACAAAGTCCTCCCGCAGCACAATTTCAGCCATCACAAGCATCGTACTTTTCCCGCGAGCCAGCTACGCAACAacacccttcttctccccagAGGCATCCAGTTCACGTTCCTAGGCAACCAATCTCCAATCCCGTCGAAGCTTCTATACAGTCTTGGGCAGGGGAAAGGGTCCAGCAACCGCAGCCGATGGCGCCACAGGCAAACCCCATGACTACAATGTGGAATCCCGCTATGGGGATCAAGTTTGGCGGGAGTGGCCCACCAGTTCCGGGGAACGATGATCGTACACAACAGGGAGAGAGGGGATCGGGTACCTGGAATCCTAATTCGGGCATCAAATTTGGCTGA
- a CDS encoding 3-oxoacyl-(acyl carrier protein) reductase (similar to Metarhizium acridum CQMa 102 XP_007808552.1) → MDQQHAIYPSLRDKVVLITGAAEGIGAAAVELFYRQGSRVIFLDIADDSAKKLLDQLASMPVDIENITKPTFMHCDVTDLDQLQECAERALKQFGRVDVLINNAASAGPNSRVPTAQITRESFEYDINVNLRHQFFLTQHIAPAMQKQGSGSIINMGSITWRIPATEIPIYTTCKAAVMGMTRTHAREFGKYGIRVNSIMPGSIATQRQIDTVLTDEYKAESLGAQCLKRVLVPAEVARLMLFLASDDSSAITGGSHVCDGGWVGDS, encoded by the coding sequence ATGGACCAACAACATGCAATCTATCCCAGTCTCCGCGACAAAGTTGTTTTGATCACTGGCGCCGCCGAGGGCATTGGTGCAGCAGCCGTGGAACTCTTTTACAGACAAGGCTCCCGCGTCATATTTTTGGACATTGCCGACGATTCTGCAAAGAAGCTGCTTGACCAGCTTGCCTCCATGCCGGTCGACATTGAAAACATCACCAAACCCACCTTCATGCATTGCGACGTCACAGACCTGGACCAGCTTCAAGAATGCGCTGAAAGGGCACTCAAGCAATTTGGCCGTGTAGACGtgctcatcaacaatgcGGCGTCTGCAGGACCCAACTCGCGTGTGCCAACAGCGCAAATTACACGCGAGTCGTTTGAGTACGACATCAACGTGAATTTGCGCCACCAATTCTTCCTGACGCAGCACATTGCTCCGGCAATGCAGAAACAGGGCTCgggcagcatcatcaacatgggCTCCATCACATGGCGCATCCCGGCGACCGAGATCCCCATCTACACTACCTGCAAGGCGGCTGTCATGGGCATGACGAGGACTCACGCAAGGGAGTTTGGTAAGTACGGTATTCGCGTGAACAGCATCATGCCTGGGTCCATCGCCACACAGCGACAGATTGACACGGTGCTTACCGACGAGTACAAAGCCGAGAGTCTGGGGGCCCAGTGCTTGAAGAGAGTGTTGGTGCCTGCCGAGGTGGCCAGGCTAATGCTGTTTTTGGCGTCGGATGATTCGAGTGCCATTACTGGTGGCAGCCATGTCtgtgatggaggatgggttGGCGATAGTTGA